The following are encoded together in the Leptospiraceae bacterium genome:
- the aroE gene encoding shikimate dehydrogenase, translating into MLINRDTQFFGILGFPLSHTLSPVIHNGLFGEYGVNALYIVLEKEKPTRNLILGKESISLSGLSVTIPHKEWAFKIADYKDEASTNMKASNTLVRFDSKINAYNTDGYGAVRSIEEYKRDFFESKSAGDILILGSGGSAKGISYSLVKRGLSSSKIVIAARNKKTGKALVKTLNSIENGISEYLPLDSLEANKRRFSLIINTTPVGMKGKTDSQIVSDTFFSKSQTLFDIVYNPLETPLVKMAKKNSARIIPGYEMLLYQAMEQFRLFTTIQVDNKRISLVRKWLLKSLQ; encoded by the coding sequence ATGCTAATCAATCGTGATACTCAGTTTTTTGGAATTTTAGGCTTCCCTCTTTCGCACACACTCTCTCCTGTGATTCACAATGGACTCTTCGGCGAATACGGAGTAAACGCTCTCTACATCGTCTTAGAAAAAGAAAAGCCAACGCGCAATTTAATTTTAGGAAAAGAATCCATTTCTCTTTCAGGACTTTCTGTTACAATTCCACACAAAGAGTGGGCTTTTAAAATAGCGGATTACAAAGACGAAGCCTCTACGAATATGAAAGCTTCTAATACACTAGTTCGATTTGATTCTAAAATAAATGCTTACAACACGGACGGTTATGGGGCTGTTCGTTCGATTGAAGAATACAAAAGAGATTTCTTCGAATCCAAATCTGCCGGTGATATTTTAATTCTAGGAAGCGGAGGAAGTGCAAAAGGGATTTCCTATTCTTTGGTCAAACGCGGATTATCCTCTTCTAAGATTGTAATTGCTGCTAGAAATAAAAAAACAGGCAAGGCTCTGGTTAAAACTCTTAACTCAATCGAGAATGGAATTTCCGAATACTTGCCATTAGACTCACTAGAAGCAAATAAAAGGCGCTTCTCTCTTATCATCAATACCACGCCCGTCGGCATGAAAGGCAAAACAGATTCTCAAATCGTATCCGATACTTTCTTTTCTAAATCCCAAACGCTTTTTGACATTGTCTATAATCCACTCGAAACTCCACTCGTTAAAATGGCAAAGAAGAACAGCGCACGCATCATCCCCGGCTACGAAATGCTACTCTACCAGGCAATGGAGCAATTTCGTCTTTTTACAACCATTCAAGTGGATAACAAACGTATATCCCTTGTCAGGAAGTGGTTACTGAAGAGTTTGCAGTAA